One stretch of Prunus persica cultivar Lovell chromosome G1, Prunus_persica_NCBIv2, whole genome shotgun sequence DNA includes these proteins:
- the LOC18791105 gene encoding aspartyl protease family protein At5g10770 — protein METPIIFSSSFLRFFMGFFSVLLCLILCSFENGFASAARDTKPHLLPHTTHTVEVNSLLPATTCSPSTKGHNNNKASSVLKVVHKHGPCSKFHKSSKTSTTTSDEKYHAQILKQDQARVNSIHSRLNHNNNSRIKDPLTQSAATTLPAKSGIVIGSPNYIVTVGLGTPAKQLSLVFDTGSDLTWTQCKACSATQSCYNQTEPIFDPSLSASYKNISCTTAACTQLSSSGIEHRCSASTSACLYAAGYGDMSFTIGVFGSEKLTLTPTDVFEGFLFGCGLDNEGLFSGSAGLLGLGRSSTSLVEQTANKYNRFFSYCLPSTSSSTGHLTFGDGGSANGVKFTKLITSSQSESFYGLGLAGIKVGGSQLSIEPSVFSSSGTIIDSGTVITRLPATAYAALRGAFREAMKNYTLTESFLLLDTCYDFSGLNTVTYPKIAFMFGDGLTVDSDATGILLLISPSQVCLAFAGNEDDSDFGIIGNVQQKRLEVVYDVAGGKVGFAPEGCP, from the exons ATGGAAACTCCCATTATTTTTAGCTCCTCCTTCCTTAGGTTTTTCATGGGTTTCTTCTCTGTACTTCTATGCCTAATTCTCTGCTCTTTCGAGAACGGATTTGCTTCGGCAGCAAGAGATACAAAACCCCACCTTCTGCCACATACCACTCACACAGTTGAAGTAAACTCTCTTCTACCAGCAACCACCTGCAGCCCCTCCACCAAAG GTCATAACAATAACAAGGCATCATCGGTATTGAAAGTGGTGCACAAACATGGGCCATGCTCCAAATTCCACAAATCATCAAAAACTTCAACCACAACTAGTGATGAAAAATACCATGCTCAAATCCTCAAGCAAGACCAAGCCCGAGTCAACTCCATCCACTCCCGCCtcaaccacaacaacaacagcagaATCAAAGACCCACTCACCCAATCCGCTGCTACCACCCTCCCCGCCAAGTCCGGTATTGTTATCGGCTCACCGAACTACATTGTCACCGTCGGCCTCGGTACACCCGCCAAGCAACTCTCCCTCGTCTTCGACACTGGCAGCGACCTCACCTGGACCCAATGCAAGGCATGTTCTGCTACTCAGTCTTGTTACAATCAGACTGAGCCCATCTTCGACCCTTCTCTCTCCGCCTCATACAAAAATATCTCATGTACCACCGCCGCGTGTACTCAGCTCTCATCCTCCGGCATCGAACACCGCTGCTCCGCCTCCACCTCCGCCTGCCTCTACGCCGCCGGGTACGGAGACATGTCCTTCACTATCGGGGTCTTTGGCAGCGAAAAGCTTACATTGACCCCCACGGACGTTTTTGAAGGTTTCCTCTTCGGCTGCGGCCTAGATAACGAAGGCCTTTTCAGCGGATCCGCCGGTTTGCTCGGTCTCGGCCGGAGCAGCACCTCCCTCGTCGAACAAACCGCCAATAAATACAACCGGTTCTTCTCCTACTGCCTCCCGTCTACTTCCAGCTCCACCGGTCACCTCACCTTCGGAGACGGAGGCTCCGCTAACGGCGTTAAGTTCACGAAGCTCATCACGTCATCCCAAAGCGAGTCGTTTTACGGCCTCGGCCTCGCCGGCATCAAAGTCGGTGGGAGCCAGCTGTCGATTGAGCCCTCAGTCTTTTCGTCTTCTGGAACGATCATCGACTCGGGGACTGTGATCACGCGGTTGCCGGCGACGGCATACGCGGCGTTGCGGGGCGCGTTTCGGGAGGCGATGAAGAACTACACGCTGACTGAGTCGTTTTTGTTGCTGGACACGTGTTACGATTTCAGCGGCTTGAACACGGTGACGTATCCGAAGATAGCGTTTATGTTTGGGGATGGACTTACGGTGGACTCGGACGCGACCGGGATATTGCTTCTGATAAGTCCTTCGCAGGTTTGCTTGGCGTTTGCCGGAAACGAGGATGATAGTGACTTTGGGATTATTGGGAATGTTCAACAGAAGAGGTTGGAGGTTGTGTATGACGTCGCTGGAGGAAAAGTCGGATTTGCCCCTGAAGGTTGCCCTTGA